One part of the Kiritimatiellia bacterium genome encodes these proteins:
- the secG gene encoding preprotein translocase subunit SecG, translating into MLIRILLVTVEVICSLALIGLILIQRSKSEGLGLAFGAGMGESLFGSRAGNILTKLTVIFAAVFMVNTVLLGIAFSGERVQSLMSSQMSPPAAPVGPSGPITGPAPSAPAGMGLQELPVEPPVAPMEPSAAMPVEAPIATPQPAPAAE; encoded by the coding sequence ATGTTGATTCGAATACTGCTGGTGACGGTCGAAGTGATCTGCAGCCTGGCGCTGATCGGTCTGATTCTCATCCAGCGCTCCAAGAGCGAGGGACTGGGCCTAGCGTTTGGCGCGGGAATGGGCGAGAGCCTGTTCGGTTCGAGGGCGGGCAACATCCTGACGAAACTCACGGTGATCTTCGCCGCCGTGTTCATGGTCAACACGGTGCTGTTGGGCATCGCCTTTTCCGGCGAGCGCGTCCAGTCGCTGATGAGCAGCCAGATGAGCCCGCCGGCGGCTCCGGTCGGACCTTCCGGCCCGATCACGGGTCCGGCCCCTTCGGCCCCGGCCGGCATGGGCCTGCAGGAACTTCCCGTGGAGCCGCCGGTTGCTCCCATGGAACCGTCCGCCGCGATGCCGGTGGAGGCGCCGATCGCCACACCCCAGCCGGCCCCGGCCGCGGAATAG
- a CDS encoding ABC transporter substrate-binding protein, with amino-acid sequence MKQILLAFAFLLLAVPAARAADDVFPRPGWKEQPNPLASPDAVPGGEIAIYAGDYPKSFNYYLDQNVFSAELFGAMYETLLGQHPLTLDYEPGLAERWSISEDKRTFTFWIDPRAAWSDGKPVTAQDVKWTFDAVMKPENITGPHKVFLGRFESPEVLDERTIRFRAKEIHWQNLDALASYLILPRHAFAEADFNKINFEFPVVSGSYRLGEIQEGVLAKLERREDWWNRGSVRARGVGNFQTLVFKFFAERENAFEAFKKGAIDLFPVYTAHLWATQTAGERYEKNWVIKQRVFNYNPIGFQGFAMNGRRAPFDDLRVRKALAHLLDRETMNATLMHNQYFLHRSYFEDLYGPEHPCENEPIPFDKERARELLAEAGWTVNSKTGLREKDGKPLRFRFLSRDAATDKFLVIYQEALKDAGLEMEIEKKDWAAWAKDMDEFNYDMTWAAWSGGLRKDPEPMWSSAEADKPSGQNITGFRHAEVDALIASQRENFDIAERHDICRRIDRLLTAEVPYILLWNINYTRLLYWNKFGAPPTVLGKYGDERAAYWYWWYDEDAAAELKDAMQDGLPLPRKPAEVRFDEAFREP; translated from the coding sequence ATGAAACAAATCCTGCTGGCCTTCGCCTTCCTCCTGCTGGCCGTCCCGGCGGCCCGCGCCGCCGACGATGTCTTCCCCCGCCCGGGTTGGAAGGAGCAGCCCAATCCCCTGGCCAGCCCGGACGCCGTGCCGGGCGGCGAGATCGCCATCTATGCCGGCGACTACCCTAAGAGCTTCAACTACTACCTCGACCAGAACGTGTTCTCGGCCGAGCTGTTCGGGGCGATGTACGAGACGCTGCTGGGCCAGCACCCGCTGACGCTGGACTACGAGCCCGGCCTCGCCGAGCGGTGGTCCATCTCGGAGGACAAGCGCACGTTCACCTTCTGGATCGATCCTCGCGCGGCGTGGAGCGACGGCAAACCGGTCACGGCGCAGGACGTGAAGTGGACCTTCGACGCCGTCATGAAGCCGGAAAACATCACCGGCCCGCACAAGGTGTTCCTCGGCCGCTTCGAGTCGCCGGAGGTGCTCGACGAGCGGACGATCCGGTTCCGCGCCAAGGAAATTCATTGGCAGAACCTCGACGCGCTGGCCAGCTACCTGATCCTGCCCCGTCACGCGTTCGCCGAGGCGGACTTCAACAAGATCAACTTCGAGTTCCCGGTGGTCTCCGGATCCTACCGGCTGGGCGAGATACAGGAAGGCGTGCTGGCCAAGCTGGAGCGGCGCGAGGACTGGTGGAACCGGGGCTCGGTGCGGGCCCGGGGCGTCGGCAATTTCCAGACCCTGGTGTTCAAATTCTTCGCCGAGCGCGAAAACGCGTTCGAGGCGTTCAAGAAGGGCGCAATCGACCTCTTCCCCGTCTACACCGCGCACCTGTGGGCGACGCAGACCGCAGGCGAGCGCTATGAGAAGAACTGGGTGATCAAGCAGCGGGTCTTCAATTACAATCCCATCGGGTTCCAGGGTTTCGCGATGAACGGCCGGCGCGCGCCCTTCGACGATCTCCGGGTGCGCAAGGCGCTGGCGCACCTGCTCGACCGCGAAACGATGAACGCGACCCTGATGCACAACCAGTACTTCCTGCACCGCTCCTACTTCGAGGACCTCTACGGCCCGGAGCATCCCTGCGAAAACGAGCCGATCCCGTTCGACAAGGAGCGGGCCCGCGAGCTGCTGGCCGAGGCCGGGTGGACGGTCAATTCGAAAACCGGCCTGCGGGAGAAGGACGGGAAGCCGCTCCGCTTCCGCTTCCTGTCCCGCGACGCGGCGACGGACAAGTTCCTCGTGATCTACCAGGAGGCCCTGAAGGACGCCGGCCTGGAGATGGAGATCGAGAAGAAGGACTGGGCGGCGTGGGCGAAGGACATGGACGAGTTCAACTACGACATGACCTGGGCCGCGTGGAGCGGCGGGCTGCGCAAGGATCCCGAGCCGATGTGGTCCTCCGCCGAGGCGGACAAGCCGTCGGGCCAGAACATCACCGGGTTCCGTCACGCCGAGGTGGACGCCCTGATCGCCAGCCAGCGCGAAAACTTCGACATCGCGGAGCGCCACGACATCTGCCGCCGTATCGACCGCCTCCTGACCGCGGAGGTGCCGTACATCCTGCTTTGGAACATCAACTACACGCGCCTGCTCTACTGGAACAAGTTCGGCGCCCCGCCGACCGTGCTGGGCAAGTACGGCGACGAGCGGGCGGCGTACTGGTACTGGTGGTACGACGAGGATGCGGCCGCCGAATTGAAGGACGCGATGCAGGACGGCCTCCCCCTGCCGCGCAAGCCGGCAGAGGTCCGGTTCGACGAAGCCTTCCGAGAGCCTTGA